Below is a genomic region from Leifsonia sp. Root112D2.
TACCTATTCGAACTTCATCTCCAATGGAGGCAATGAGAAGAATCTGACAACCATCGTCGACGCCTTCCACAAGGCGAACCCGAACATAACGGTCAAGGTCACCACTGCGGCATACGCCGACTACTTCACCAAATTGCAGACAGATCTCGCCGCGGGCACTGAGGCCGACGTTTTCGATGTCGACAGCGGCAGCTACCCGACTTACCAGGCGGATGGCGCTCTCGCGCCGTTGAGCGGTGTCGATGGGTCGAAGTACCGCACATCCGTTCTCGACACCTACAAGACGGATGGCAAGCAGTATGGGCTTCCCACTTCCTTCTCCGACGTCGTGCTGTTCTACAACAAGAACCTGTTCGACAAGGCCGGTGTGGCTTATCCCACGAAAGACTGGACCTGGGCGGATGAGACCGCAGCGGCGAAGAAGCTGACGAACGCATCCGCCGGAGTCTTCGGCGACTATCAGCCCATCAGCTACAACGAGTTCTACAAGGCGGTCGCCCAGGCTGGCGGATCCTTCCTCAGCAAGGACGACAAATCGGCGGCATTCGACTCGGCCGAGGGCATCGCCGCAGCGAAGTGGATAGCGGGGAAGAGCGGTACCACCATGCCGACCGCAGCCCAGGGCGCAGGCACTCCCGACTTCGACACGAACCTGTTCAAGTCGGGAAAGCTCGCCATTTGGCACACCGGCATCTGGATGTTCAGCACGCTCGGGACGCTTCCGTTCGGATGGGACGTCGCTGTCGACCCCGGTGACACACAGCACGCCAGCGCTGTGTTCTCCAACGCGGTCGCCGTCTCTGCCAACGCGAAGAATAAGGATGCGGCGCAGAAATTCGCCACCTATCTCTCCAGCTCAAAGACGATGGTCGACACGCGCCTGAAGTCGGGCTGGGAGCTTCCGGCCATCTCCGACGACGCACTTCTGCAGCCGTACCTGACAGCCGGCACGCCGGCCAACCGCCAGGCCGTCTTCGACTCGCTGGAGAAAATCGCGGATGCACCGGTGCTGGGTCAGAACTCGCAGAAGATCCAGGACATCGTCAATAACGCGTTGGGCGAGATCGCCGCAGGGCGTCAGGGCGCAGATGCAGCCCTCAAGGGCGCAGCGAGCCAGGTCGACGCGCTCCTGAAGTAGAGCACCACCAGGGTGGCTCCGGCCTCAGCACGCCGGAACCACCCTGCCACGACGACCTCGAAGAGAAAGTTCCCCGTGAGCACCGAAGAGTCCATCCCCATGGCATCGAATGCCCTGACGGCGCCATCGCTGCCGCGTCTTTTCGATGCGAGCATGCAACTCATCCTCGAGTTGCAGACGCCCGAGGGAGCCTACCCGGCCAGTCCCACGTTTTCGGCCTACACCGGATATTGCTGGTTTCGCGATGGTGCCTTCATCGCGGACGCTGTCTCCGCGGCAGGTGGCATCCAGTCCGCTTCGGCGTTCTTCGACTGGTGTGCGCGGGTTCTTTCAAGCCGTGCGGAGCAGATCGAGGCGATCGTGCGTGAATCACAGGCTGGTAACCCACCCCTGAATGAGCGGATGCTGCCGGCACGATTCACCTTCGCCGGCGGTGACGGCAACGACGACTGGTGGGACTTCCAGCTCGACGGCTACGGAACCTGGCTGTGGGCACTCGTCGCTCACGGCGACCGTCATGGGCTCGGCCTTGAGCGCTGGCAACACGGTGTAGAGCTGACCGTCGACTACTTGCTCAGTTCATGGGCGCGCCCCTGTTATGACTGGTGGGAGGAGAACCAGGAGCACATTCATGTATCGACACTCGGTTGTGTTGCGGCAGGTCTCGCCGCCGTTGCCGGGCGGGGAATGCTGGACGGTGCACGTCGCGTCGCCGCCGAGAATGCGGTCGATCAGATCCACGCACTCATTGCCGAACGGGGTACACGCGACGGCCATCTGATCAAGTGGCTCGATGGTGACACGGTCGACGGGAGCCTTGCGGCCGTCCTTGCGCCGCTCGGATTCGCCGTGTCCGCGGAGGTGATTTCGAAGACCATCGACGCGATCGAGAATGGTCTGACGGTCGATGACGGTGTTCACCGATACCGCGAGGACACCTTCTTCGGTGGGGGCCAGTGGCCGTTGCTGAGTTGTTTCCTCGGTCTTGCCCAGAGTGTTGCGGGGCGGAACGATCGCGCGCGGGAACTGCTGACGTGGGCGGCGAGCACTGCCACCGACAGACTGGAGCTTCCCGAACAGGTCAGCCGACATTTGCTTGCACCGGGGATGCGGCAGGAATGGGTTGACCGCTGGGGACCGGTCGCCACTCCGTTGTTGTGGAGCCATGCCATGTTCATCCGACTTGCTGTCGAACTCGGTATCGAGGGCCAGCAGAAGGGCACCGCGCGATGATCCGACACCGGCCGTACGGCTCCGGGCATCCATACTCTGACGACACCGAACAGCGTGTTCCTGCCTTTCCCGAGGCTGAGCAGACAGCGATCCTTGGCGTTCGGACATCGGGCTCCGTTGATGCCGTTTCGTGTGAACTCCAGTGGTGCCCCGATGAGGGGGTTAGTCAGTGCGAACATTTGTCGCTCGTGAAAGTCACTCGCTCGTCGCGCGGGCAGGCCATCGACGGAGGGCATCTGGCCTCCGCCCAGGCACGGCTTGCACGGGAAAGCGGCGGGTGGCAAGTTGAGACGCCGAGTCTACGGCCGGACGGTCGATACCGATACCGCTTTACCGCGCACCGTGAACGCGGAAACATGGAACACACCCGTTGGTTCGAGTTTCGCGCGGGCATCTGGGTCTCCGCGCCGGAGGCCGTCGAGTCGCTCGGGCGATCGCGCGTGATTCGCAATTCGATCGCCGTGCTGCACGACGGCACTCGTGCCAGGCGCATCCGATTCGAGTTGCCGCTTATCGCCGGCGAGCACGTAACAGGGCTCGGCGAACGATTCGACGCACTCGATCACCGCGGGGCAGTTCTGGATTCCGTTGTTTTCGAGCAGTACAAGAGCCAGGGCGCTGAGCGTAAGACATATCTGCCCATGCCGTTTGCGCATATCGTCGGCGGCGATGGATGGGGATTTCATATCCGCAGTTCACGTCGCGCCTTCTTCGACTTCGGGGCAGCGGCGCATGATCGTATTGGTGTTGAAGTCGAACTCGACGCCGAAGCGTCGAACTTGACGAGTGCCATCGCCGTGCGCTTCTACGATGGGAAGCCAAGCGAGGTGCTGCGAGAGTTCCTTGGTGACGTCGGTACACCGGCCGAGCTTCCTGACTGGGTGTTCCGGCTGTGGGCCAGCGGCAATGAGTGGAACACTCAGGCCGAGGTGTTGCGGCAGATGGACCTGCACCGCCAACACGATATCCCGGTCGGCTCTGTGGTGATCGAGGCATGGAGCGATGAGAGCACTTTCACCGCATTCCGCGATGCGCGTTATGCGGTAACCGAAGACGGCCGACCACATGCCCTCGCCGACTTTGACTTCCCGGCCGGAGGTGCGTGGCCGGACCCGAAGGGCATGGTCGACGAGCTTCATGAACGCGAGATCAAGGTTCACCTGTGGCAGATTCCGCTGATGAAGATGCGGCCGCATCCGGTCGGACAGGCCAAGGCAGATGCCGATGCGGCCATCGCAGAAAATGTTCTCATTCGTGAAGTCGCGCCGGACGGAGTACTCCGCCCTTATCGAAATCGCGGATGGTGGTTCCCGCTCGGGCTCATGCCCGACCTCACCGACGACCGTGCGGCGGGTTGGTGGACTTCAAAGCGACGCTATTTGGTCGACGAGGTTGGAATCGACGGCTTCAAGACGGACGGTGGTGAGCACGCCTGGGGACGTGACCTCGTTTACCTTGATGGCTGCGCCGGCGATGCGAAGAACAATACCTTCCCCGTCTCGTATGCGAAGGCATACGGTGACCTCCTGCGCTCAGCGGGCAAAGCACCTGTGACATTCAGTCGAGCGGGCTTCACTGGATCGCAGGCTCACGGTGCGTTCTGGGCGGGCGACGAGAACTCGACATGGCAGGCTTTCCGCTGGTCGATGCTGGCAGGGTTGTCGGCGGCGGCGAGCGGCATTGTCTACTGGGGCTGGGACATCGCCGGATTCTCAGGGGATGTGCCCGACGCCGAACTCTATTTGAGAGCAACCGCGGCGTCCGTTTTCGTGCCGATCATGCAGTACCACTCGGAGTTCAATCACCACCGTTCTCCTTCGGCTGACCGCACACCTTGGAACATCGCTGAGCGCAGCGGTCGCGGCGATGTGTTACCGATCTTCCGTGACTTGACCAAGTTGCGAGAGAGGCTGGTGCCCTATCTCTCGGCGCAGGCGCGCGTGACGATTCAGACCGGCCGACCACTCATGCGGCCGTTATATTTCGATTATCCGAACGACGAGCAGGTCTGGTCGACGCAGCCACAATGGATGCTCGGTGACGACCTCGTCGTCGCTCCTGTGCTTGAGCCCGGGGCGGACCGATGGTCGATATATATCCCACAGGGTTCCTGGGTCGATGCGTGGACGGGCGAGCGCAGCAAGGGGGGCGAATACGTCGAAGCGGCTGCGCCCTTGGACCGCATCCCGGTCTACGTCAGGGAATCGGCATGGTCGACGCTGCATGAAGCGTTCACCGGCGACGTGACGCACGCCTGAGGGTGAGGCGGCGCATCCGTTCACCGCGGCGTAGTCAGTCCGCGTAGTCTCTCCCCATGAGATGGCCTGAGCTGCTTTCGACCCTGATCGGGGTCTGCGCGCTGATAGCCATCGCCACGGCGGTGCTGTGGACGTTTCGGGTGCCGCATCGCTGGGCTCCGGCACTCGCCGTGTTGCGAGGCATGCTGCAGCTGGCTGCAATCAGCGTGGTGCTCGCCGGGGTGATCTCCAGCGGGTTCTGGGTGGGGCTCGCGCTTGTCGTGATGTTCCTCGTTGCCACGCTCACGGCATCCCACCGCCTGGGCTGGTCGCTGCCGCGCACCGCCACGGTCACGGGTGCCATGGCGCTCGGCATCGTGGTCACGCTGACCGTCGTCTTCTCGACCGGCGCCATCGCATTCACGCCCCGCTATGTGCTGGCCATCGGCGGCATTGTGATCGGCAACACCATGACCATCGCGACGCTCGCCGGCCGCCACTTCAATGGCTCGGTCGGCGACCATTGGGACGAGGTGGAAGGCTGGCTGGCTCTCGGCGCGACGCCGCGGCAGTCCACGCTCGAGCTGGCCCGTCGTGCCGTGTACTCGGCGCTCATCCCCTCAACGGACCAGACCAAGACCACCGGGCTGGTGACGCTGCCGGGTGCGTTCGTCGGTGCGATCTTCGGCGGAGTCTCGCCGCTGGAGGCCGGTCGCTTTCAGATAGTGGTTCTGGCCGCGATCATGTCGGCCGGGGCCATCACCGCCGTGGCCATCATCGGTGCGCTCGCGCCGGTGCGTGTGAAGCCGGCGCCGCTGCGCTGAGTCGCCGCGGCTCTACCTTGACCCGCGCACGCGAAGGTCTTATGTTGTGATCACTAGACGCGCAAACGTGCGACTAGCGAACAATCGAAAGCGAGCGGATGCGATGGGTCACGTAATCGACAACCGAGCGGCGTCCTGATGCGCACCTCCATTGCCACGGTGAGCATCGGCGGAACCCTCGAGGCCAAACTTGCCGCTGCCGCCGCGGCTGGCTTTGACGGGATCGAGATTTTCGAGAACGACCTGATCGCCAGTCCGCTCTCCCCGGCGGAGGTGCGCGCACGCGCCACTGATCTCGGTCTCACGATCGACCTCTACCAGCCCTTTCGAGACCTCGAGGGGGTGCCCGAGCCCGCGTTCGCGCAGGGCCTGCGCAGGGCCGAGGCCAAACTCGATCTCGCGGTCGAACTCGGCGCGCCCGCCATGCTGCTCTGCTCGAATGTGGGCACTGCGAGCATCGACGACGACGATCTCGTGGCGAGTCAGCTGCGACGTGTCGGTGACCGTGCCGCCGAGCGCGGCATCCGCATCGCGTACGAGGCCCTGGCCTGGGGCACGTACGTCAATAGCTATGAACACTCGTGGCGCCTCGTCGAAAAGGCCGACCATCCGGCCGTCGGGCTGTGCCTCGACAGCTTTCACATCTTCTCCCGCGGCTCCGATCTCACCATGCTGCCGAGCATTCCCGGCGACAAGATCGTCTTCTGCCAGCTCGCGGATGCCCCGGCGCTCAAACTCGACCCGCTCTCGTGGAGCAGGCACTATCGGGTGTTCCCGGGTCAGGGCAGCTTTCCCCTGGTGGACTTCACGCGAGCCCTGCTGAGCACCGGCTACGACGGGCCGCTCTCGATCGAGGTCTTCAACGACGTCTTTCGGCAGACCGATCCCGAGCGCACCGCCGTGGACGCCCTACGATCGCTGCGCTACCTCGAAGACTCCGCGGCGACGGATGCCGAGAAGCAGGGGCAGGCGTCGCCCTCGATCCTGGCCAGACTCACCGACGCCCCGCCCGCCGAAGACATCGACTTCGTGGAGATTCGCACGGTGGCCCATGGGGAACTGGCCGCGGCGCTGCGCGCGCTCGGCTTCTCCCGCCGCGGCCGGCACCGGAACAAGGCCGTCGAACTGTGGTCGCAGGCGGCGGTGCGTCTCGTGATCAATGAGACCGTTCCGGTGCCGCACGAGCCGAGCATCGCCGCCGTCGGCTTCGAATTCGAGAACACGGATGCCGCGGCTCGCCGCGCCGCCGAGCTGCTGGCTCCCCGGCTCGAGCGCGCCTCGTCTCCCGGCGAGGCCGTGCTGCACGGCATCGCCGCCCCCAACTCGACGGAGATCTACATCGGTGAGGAGAGCAGGGAGGGCGAGCCTCCGTGGGTGGGGGAGTTCGCCGGGGAGCCGGCCACGGCATCCGCGGCGGTGGGGATCACGGGGATAGACCATGTGTCGCTGGCGCAGCCCTGGCAATACTTCGACGAGGCCGTGTTGTTCTATCGTTCGGTGCTCGGGCTGCGACCCGAGCAGAGCGTCGACGTCGCCGATGTGAACGGCCTGGTGCGCAGCCAGGTGATGCGCAACGAGAGCGGGTCGGTCTGTCTCGTCTTGAATGTCTTGCCGATGGGCGCCGTGATCGAACCGCATCGAGACGGGCACGGCGGCGCCGATCACATTGCGTTGCGCACCGACGACCTGATTGCCACGGCGAGTGAGCTGGCCCGACGCGGGCTGCCGATGCTGCAGATTCCGGCCAATTACTACGCCGATCTGAAGGCGCGCTTCGACTTGACCGACGAGTACATCCAACAGTTGAGCGCGCTGAATGTGCTGTACGACCGCGATGCCAGCGGGGTATTCCTGCAGGCGTATACGCGCACGATCGGCAACGTCTTCTTCGAGCTGGTCGAGCGCTCGGGCGACTACAGGGCTTTCGGCGCCTCGAACTCCCCGGTGAGGCGGGCGGCACAGAATCGTGGCGCGGTGCCAGCGGCATCCGCCCCACTTCTTCGCTGAGGGGCAAGCTTTGGCCCCTCAGCGCGCGAATCGAGGGGCAAAAGTTCGCCCCTCAACGAGACGGCGGGGTCGTCGACCGGAGGTCCCTCGCTCGCCGGCTCACTCGGCGGTCTGCGGCTAGCTGCGGCGGTGCTGGTAGCCGACGAGGCCGGCCTCGATGCGGCGCACCGTCTCGAGAATGGGCGGCACGTACAGTTCCGCGAGATCGGCGATGGTCTTGCGCGCGGCATGCGCCGACACGTTCACTGCCGCGATGACGTCGCCGCGGCGATCGCGAACCGGTGCCGCGACGCCGCGCAGCCCCTCTTCCAGCTCCTGGTCCACGGTTGCCCAGCCGCGCTCGGCGGTCTGCGCGATCTCGCTCCGCAACTCATCGATCGGGCGCACCGTGCGTTCCAGGCGCCGGTCGTGCTCGAGGCGCTTCAGGTAGGCCTCGATCTGTTCCTGGGGGAGGCCCGCGAGCAGCACTCGGCCCATTGACGTCGTATGCGCCTTGAAACGCGTACCCACGTTGATCTGGATGGAACTCAGGCGTGAACTGGTCGCGAGATCCAGGTAGACGATCTCGTCGCCATCCAGCACCGTCAGCGACGCGGTCTCCCCGAGCTCCCTGGCGATGCTCTGCAGATGTGGTCGGGCGATCTCGACCAGTGACATGCCCGAGAGATAGGCGTAACCGAGTTGCAGCACGTGCGGAGTCAGCGTGAACTGTCGACCCTGAGAGCTGACGAAGCCCAGATCCTGCAGTGTCAGGAGCAGCCGGCGAGCGGTCGCGCGGTTGAGTCGGGTGGCCGCGGCGACCTCGCTCAGCGTTTGACTCGGATGCTCCGCGTCAAAAGCCTGAATCACCTGCAGCGCCCGCTCCACGGCGCGCACATAATACGGCTCCCTTGCCTCGGGCTCAGCACTCATCGCGACCGCCTTTCACGCGAGTGTTCGTCACGCGCACAATGCACACACTACATCGCGGCGCGGCTCAACTCAGGTGAAGCCCGGGTCTCAGTTGGGGTTCGAAGGGACGCGAGGCGATGAGATCTGCGCTGATGCGTGCGGCGGCGAGCTGCAGCGGCGGCAGCAGATTCTTCTGCATGGACTCCACCGAGTGGTTGCTTGTGGTCGTGGAGATATTGATGGCGGCTACGACGGTGCCGTTGGCGTGCCTGATCGGAGCGGCGATCGACCGAAGGCCGTCTTCGAGCTCCTGGTCCACGAGCGCCCAGCCCTGCTGCCGCACGCGCTCGAGTTCGCCCAGCAG
It encodes:
- a CDS encoding ABC transporter substrate-binding protein, with the translated sequence MKKHITAAVGMAALAALTLVGCSSPAGSSGGSSNDKVTITYSNFISNGGNEKNLTTIVDAFHKANPNITVKVTTAAYADYFTKLQTDLAAGTEADVFDVDSGSYPTYQADGALAPLSGVDGSKYRTSVLDTYKTDGKQYGLPTSFSDVVLFYNKNLFDKAGVAYPTKDWTWADETAAAKKLTNASAGVFGDYQPISYNEFYKAVAQAGGSFLSKDDKSAAFDSAEGIAAAKWIAGKSGTTMPTAAQGAGTPDFDTNLFKSGKLAIWHTGIWMFSTLGTLPFGWDVAVDPGDTQHASAVFSNAVAVSANAKNKDAAQKFATYLSSSKTMVDTRLKSGWELPAISDDALLQPYLTAGTPANRQAVFDSLEKIADAPVLGQNSQKIQDIVNNALGEIAAGRQGADAALKGAASQVDALLK
- a CDS encoding glycoside hydrolase family 15 protein, with the translated sequence MSTEESIPMASNALTAPSLPRLFDASMQLILELQTPEGAYPASPTFSAYTGYCWFRDGAFIADAVSAAGGIQSASAFFDWCARVLSSRAEQIEAIVRESQAGNPPLNERMLPARFTFAGGDGNDDWWDFQLDGYGTWLWALVAHGDRHGLGLERWQHGVELTVDYLLSSWARPCYDWWEENQEHIHVSTLGCVAAGLAAVAGRGMLDGARRVAAENAVDQIHALIAERGTRDGHLIKWLDGDTVDGSLAAVLAPLGFAVSAEVISKTIDAIENGLTVDDGVHRYREDTFFGGGQWPLLSCFLGLAQSVAGRNDRARELLTWAASTATDRLELPEQVSRHLLAPGMRQEWVDRWGPVATPLLWSHAMFIRLAVELGIEGQQKGTAR
- a CDS encoding glycoside hydrolase family 31 protein; the protein is MIRHRPYGSGHPYSDDTEQRVPAFPEAEQTAILGVRTSGSVDAVSCELQWCPDEGVSQCEHLSLVKVTRSSRGQAIDGGHLASAQARLARESGGWQVETPSLRPDGRYRYRFTAHRERGNMEHTRWFEFRAGIWVSAPEAVESLGRSRVIRNSIAVLHDGTRARRIRFELPLIAGEHVTGLGERFDALDHRGAVLDSVVFEQYKSQGAERKTYLPMPFAHIVGGDGWGFHIRSSRRAFFDFGAAAHDRIGVEVELDAEASNLTSAIAVRFYDGKPSEVLREFLGDVGTPAELPDWVFRLWASGNEWNTQAEVLRQMDLHRQHDIPVGSVVIEAWSDESTFTAFRDARYAVTEDGRPHALADFDFPAGGAWPDPKGMVDELHEREIKVHLWQIPLMKMRPHPVGQAKADADAAIAENVLIREVAPDGVLRPYRNRGWWFPLGLMPDLTDDRAAGWWTSKRRYLVDEVGIDGFKTDGGEHAWGRDLVYLDGCAGDAKNNTFPVSYAKAYGDLLRSAGKAPVTFSRAGFTGSQAHGAFWAGDENSTWQAFRWSMLAGLSAAASGIVYWGWDIAGFSGDVPDAELYLRATAASVFVPIMQYHSEFNHHRSPSADRTPWNIAERSGRGDVLPIFRDLTKLRERLVPYLSAQARVTIQTGRPLMRPLYFDYPNDEQVWSTQPQWMLGDDLVVAPVLEPGADRWSIYIPQGSWVDAWTGERSKGGEYVEAAAPLDRIPVYVRESAWSTLHEAFTGDVTHA
- a CDS encoding ABC transporter permease; amino-acid sequence: MRWPELLSTLIGVCALIAIATAVLWTFRVPHRWAPALAVLRGMLQLAAISVVLAGVISSGFWVGLALVVMFLVATLTASHRLGWSLPRTATVTGAMALGIVVTLTVVFSTGAIAFTPRYVLAIGGIVIGNTMTIATLAGRHFNGSVGDHWDEVEGWLALGATPRQSTLELARRAVYSALIPSTDQTKTTGLVTLPGAFVGAIFGGVSPLEAGRFQIVVLAAIMSAGAITAVAIIGALAPVRVKPAPLR
- a CDS encoding bifunctional sugar phosphate isomerase/epimerase/4-hydroxyphenylpyruvate dioxygenase family protein, with the protein product MRTSIATVSIGGTLEAKLAAAAAAGFDGIEIFENDLIASPLSPAEVRARATDLGLTIDLYQPFRDLEGVPEPAFAQGLRRAEAKLDLAVELGAPAMLLCSNVGTASIDDDDLVASQLRRVGDRAAERGIRIAYEALAWGTYVNSYEHSWRLVEKADHPAVGLCLDSFHIFSRGSDLTMLPSIPGDKIVFCQLADAPALKLDPLSWSRHYRVFPGQGSFPLVDFTRALLSTGYDGPLSIEVFNDVFRQTDPERTAVDALRSLRYLEDSAATDAEKQGQASPSILARLTDAPPAEDIDFVEIRTVAHGELAAALRALGFSRRGRHRNKAVELWSQAAVRLVINETVPVPHEPSIAAVGFEFENTDAAARRAAELLAPRLERASSPGEAVLHGIAAPNSTEIYIGEESREGEPPWVGEFAGEPATASAAVGITGIDHVSLAQPWQYFDEAVLFYRSVLGLRPEQSVDVADVNGLVRSQVMRNESGSVCLVLNVLPMGAVIEPHRDGHGGADHIALRTDDLIATASELARRGLPMLQIPANYYADLKARFDLTDEYIQQLSALNVLYDRDASGVFLQAYTRTIGNVFFELVERSGDYRAFGASNSPVRRAAQNRGAVPAASAPLLR
- a CDS encoding IclR family transcriptional regulator domain-containing protein, whose amino-acid sequence is MSAEPEAREPYYVRAVERALQVIQAFDAEHPSQTLSEVAAATRLNRATARRLLLTLQDLGFVSSQGRQFTLTPHVLQLGYAYLSGMSLVEIARPHLQSIARELGETASLTVLDGDEIVYLDLATSSRLSSIQINVGTRFKAHTTSMGRVLLAGLPQEQIEAYLKRLEHDRRLERTVRPIDELRSEIAQTAERGWATVDQELEEGLRGVAAPVRDRRGDVIAAVNVSAHAARKTIADLAELYVPPILETVRRIEAGLVGYQHRRS